In Lactococcus garvieae subsp. garvieae, the following proteins share a genomic window:
- a CDS encoding CvpA family protein — protein sequence MLINLLILILLIWAFLVGYSRGLVLQTLYSLGIIISAIIAFLNYKELASKLTMWVPFSSATADSRLLFFDNNLLFQIDDAFYAGLAFMIIFVASYAVIRLVGLFVHITRLQPFGKTGKIIAGILGLGATYFGIQMAVTLLALVPMATVQNHLNASALVRLMVSHTPISSGLLKNIFIENIIGNI from the coding sequence ATGCTTATTAACTTACTTATCTTAATATTACTTATATGGGCCTTTCTGGTTGGCTATTCAAGAGGATTAGTCCTACAGACTTTGTATAGCTTGGGGATCATTATATCTGCAATTATCGCCTTTTTAAATTATAAGGAACTTGCTTCAAAATTAACAATGTGGGTACCTTTCTCCAGTGCAACAGCAGATTCACGGTTACTTTTTTTTGATAATAACTTGCTTTTCCAAATCGATGATGCTTTCTATGCTGGTCTTGCCTTCATGATTATTTTCGTTGCTTCTTATGCGGTGATACGTCTAGTCGGACTTTTTGTCCACATCACACGTTTGCAACCCTTCGGAAAAACTGGAAAAATTATCGCAGGCATTCTAGGGCTCGGAGCAACTTATTTTGGCATACAAATGGCCGTTACTTTGCTTGCGCTTGTACCTATGGCCACTGTTCAAAACCATTTGAATGCTTCAGCTTTAGTTCGCTTGATGGTTAGCCATACTCCGATTTCTTCGGGGTTGCTGAAAAATATATTTATTGAGAATATAATAGGTAATATTTAG
- a CDS encoding DUF2969 domain-containing protein — MSKKKDTEIEVIDTKTGVQVKSGKKIIADINEENGSFVVVASGKELAVTRNFADAMEEAIKAYNLGA, encoded by the coding sequence ATGTCTAAGAAAAAAGATACAGAAATTGAAGTTATTGACACAAAAACAGGTGTTCAAGTCAAATCAGGTAAAAAAATTATTGCTGACATTAACGAAGAAAATGGCAGTTTTGTCGTGGTTGCTTCGGGAAAAGAACTTGCTGTGACTCGAAATTTTGCGGATGCCATGGAAGAAGCAATCAAAGCCTATAATTTAGGTGCCTAA
- a CDS encoding NAD(P)/FAD-dependent oxidoreductase, with product METLYDLTIIGAGPVGLYAGFYAGMRGMTVKIIEALEEAGGQPQTLYPDKMIYDIAGLPEISGADLTANLLAQLARIPHELYLDEKVENISQEDENKHFVLQTSKSRHYSKAVLLTTGSGLLSPRKLNLEQEEELHALGKLNYFIQNLEEYREKEVAVLGGGDSALDWALMLEKVARKVHLIHRRPSFRAHALTVAELEQSTVEIHTPYLPHELSPEGLKLQRVKSEEVNHLAVDKILVNYGMMTNHVDLNEEIELSRRGRIRANRQQETNISGLYVAGDASDYDGKAPLMSVGFGEAVLAINDMTQKLEFSHSLQKGHSSSLFGK from the coding sequence ATGGAAACTTTATACGATTTAACAATTATCGGTGCTGGTCCTGTGGGACTTTACGCCGGATTTTATGCTGGAATGCGTGGAATGACTGTCAAGATAATCGAAGCTTTAGAAGAAGCTGGCGGTCAACCTCAAACACTCTATCCAGATAAAATGATATATGATATAGCCGGTTTACCTGAGATTTCAGGAGCAGATCTAACGGCTAACCTTTTAGCACAACTTGCTCGCATCCCCCATGAGCTGTATTTAGATGAAAAAGTTGAAAATATTAGCCAAGAAGATGAAAATAAGCATTTTGTACTGCAAACAAGTAAAAGTAGGCATTATTCGAAAGCGGTATTGCTAACAACAGGTTCTGGCTTGCTCAGCCCGCGTAAACTTAATTTGGAGCAAGAAGAAGAACTTCATGCATTAGGAAAATTGAATTACTTTATTCAAAACTTAGAAGAATATCGTGAAAAAGAAGTTGCAGTTCTTGGTGGGGGAGACAGTGCACTGGATTGGGCACTGATGTTGGAAAAAGTGGCCAGAAAAGTTCACCTTATTCATCGTCGTCCTTCTTTTCGAGCCCATGCTTTAACAGTGGCAGAGTTAGAACAATCAACCGTTGAAATACATACACCTTATCTTCCTCATGAGTTATCACCAGAAGGGCTTAAGTTGCAACGTGTAAAATCAGAGGAGGTAAATCATTTAGCAGTAGATAAAATATTAGTAAACTACGGCATGATGACAAACCATGTTGATTTGAACGAAGAAATTGAGTTAAGCCGTAGAGGAAGAATAAGAGCTAACCGACAACAAGAGACAAATATTTCAGGGCTTTATGTCGCAGGTGATGCCAGCGATTATGATGGAAAAGCCCCCTTAATGTCCGTTGGCTTTGGAGAAGCTGTACTGGCAATCAATGACATGACCCAAAAGCTTGAATTTAGCCATAGCTTACAAAAAGGACATTCTTCAAGCCTATTTGGTAAATGA
- a CDS encoding cell division protein FtsL: protein MAAQPKEYFDIETAAKKDSYAISKDSLAPEVLAKKFKRFSGVEKVFYLSMVVVALMLAVTQLFIQTKTQEIESSTLHYNSQITVKEQKNSEYDQKIQELTTQDKLQKVTEKYGISYNSDNVLKATK, encoded by the coding sequence ATGGCAGCGCAACCTAAAGAATATTTTGACATTGAAACAGCGGCCAAAAAGGACAGCTATGCGATTTCAAAAGACTCATTAGCACCAGAAGTTTTGGCCAAAAAGTTCAAAAGATTTTCTGGGGTTGAAAAAGTATTTTATCTTTCTATGGTCGTCGTAGCATTGATGCTTGCGGTTACCCAACTCTTCATTCAAACAAAAACACAAGAAATTGAAAGTAGTACCTTGCACTATAACAGTCAAATTACTGTTAAAGAGCAAAAAAATTCTGAGTATGACCAGAAAATTCAGGAGTTAACAACCCAAGACAAACTACAAAAAGTTACGGAAAAGTATGGCATCTCCTATAATTCTGATAATGTATTGAAAGCGACAAAATGA
- a CDS encoding endonuclease MutS2 → MNKKIIQILEFDKVKEQFLAFLTTAQGKKELEELEPLSDATKIQILFDELSEFEKLAQENGQLHLSKTADISEILRRLELDAQLSGREFVEIKKVVQQGLNIVRYFDEAENVEIPTLDELIQKFSDLSPVHKTLEIFDNSGALYDNASAELMHIRAAIKRYQSDIKKVMQELLSKHAGSLTENLITVRNDRQVLPVRADSKNKIAGVVHDMSASGQTLYIEPNAAVSLNNNLNQKKIEEKNEMIRIFRAVSEELKPYSLDIRQNAWLQGHLDLIKAKYNYLLKHKASIPELTQDKDICFYEARHPLIDPKVVVANDIKFDRSLNTIVITGPNTGGKTITLKTVGLLTIMAQSGLPILTSAGSRAHVFQEIFADIGDEQSIEQSLSTFSSHMTNIVAILDKADHNALVLFDELGAGTDPKEGAALAIAILEYLRGKHVKTMASTHYPELKAYGVETPEVLNASMEFDIDKMRPVFRLQLGIPGRSNALEISRRLGLSDQIIQEASDMVSDAEHDVNHMIASLEEKTREVTEAAANIKKLERENITLHKDLTKVYDQINREREHELEKAKREAQEVVKKASQEAQEILKTLNDKAQLKPHEIIAARGALENLVPSVDYSKNKVLKKAKAQRGLKQGAEVLVTAYGQRGKLIRLEKDGRWQVQMGSIMTKLQEDEFELTEEEIAKNQPAKTKAVTRKVSNKVKAQLDLRGMRYEEAELELDNYIDQALLANLLQITIVHGIGTGVIREMVQKKLQKHRHIKSYEYAPVNAGGSGATIATLK, encoded by the coding sequence ATGAATAAAAAAATTATCCAAATTTTAGAATTTGACAAGGTCAAAGAGCAATTCTTGGCCTTTTTAACAACCGCCCAAGGCAAAAAAGAGTTGGAAGAACTAGAACCCCTCTCTGATGCCACTAAAATTCAAATCTTATTTGATGAATTGTCAGAGTTTGAAAAATTGGCCCAAGAAAATGGGCAGCTCCATCTTTCCAAAACGGCAGATATTAGTGAAATTTTGCGCCGCTTAGAGTTAGATGCTCAATTGAGTGGCCGAGAATTTGTCGAAATTAAAAAAGTGGTCCAACAAGGACTGAATATTGTGCGCTACTTTGATGAAGCAGAAAATGTTGAAATTCCAACACTTGATGAACTTATCCAAAAATTTTCTGATCTTTCGCCTGTGCATAAAACACTTGAAATTTTTGATAACTCTGGCGCGCTTTACGACAATGCATCTGCTGAACTGATGCACATTCGTGCAGCCATTAAGCGTTATCAGTCAGACATTAAAAAAGTGATGCAGGAACTTTTATCTAAACATGCAGGTTCTCTTACTGAAAATTTAATCACGGTGCGTAATGATCGCCAAGTGTTGCCAGTGCGTGCAGACAGTAAAAATAAAATAGCGGGTGTAGTGCACGATATGTCTGCCTCAGGACAAACCCTCTATATTGAACCCAATGCTGCCGTTTCGCTCAACAATAATTTAAATCAAAAGAAAATCGAAGAAAAAAATGAAATGATTCGAATTTTTCGAGCTGTCAGTGAAGAACTCAAACCCTATAGCTTGGATATTCGACAAAATGCATGGTTACAAGGCCATCTTGACTTGATTAAAGCCAAGTACAACTACTTATTGAAGCATAAGGCCAGTATTCCTGAGCTGACCCAAGATAAAGACATTTGCTTTTATGAAGCACGTCATCCTTTGATTGATCCAAAAGTAGTTGTGGCTAATGACATCAAATTTGACAGGAGTTTAAACACAATTGTAATTACAGGGCCAAATACTGGGGGTAAAACAATTACCTTAAAAACTGTTGGTCTGCTCACTATTATGGCGCAATCTGGCTTGCCTATCCTCACTAGTGCAGGTAGTCGTGCACATGTTTTTCAGGAGATTTTTGCGGATATTGGGGATGAACAGTCGATTGAGCAAAGTCTCTCAACTTTCTCTAGTCATATGACCAATATTGTCGCAATTCTCGACAAGGCAGATCATAATGCCTTGGTGCTCTTTGACGAACTTGGTGCAGGTACGGACCCCAAAGAAGGTGCCGCTTTAGCCATTGCAATTTTAGAATATTTACGTGGAAAACATGTAAAAACAATGGCGAGTACCCACTATCCAGAACTTAAAGCATATGGTGTCGAAACACCTGAAGTGCTTAATGCGAGCATGGAGTTTGACATCGATAAAATGCGTCCTGTTTTCCGTCTGCAGTTGGGGATACCCGGTCGTTCAAACGCCTTAGAAATTTCACGGCGTTTGGGTTTGTCAGACCAAATCATTCAGGAGGCGAGTGACATGGTTTCTGATGCGGAACATGATGTTAACCATATGATTGCAAGCTTAGAAGAGAAAACGCGTGAAGTCACAGAAGCAGCTGCCAACATTAAGAAGTTAGAACGAGAAAATATAACTCTTCACAAAGATTTGACCAAAGTTTATGACCAAATTAATCGAGAGCGTGAGCATGAGCTAGAGAAAGCAAAACGTGAAGCCCAAGAAGTCGTGAAAAAGGCCAGTCAAGAAGCTCAAGAAATTCTCAAAACATTGAATGATAAAGCGCAGCTGAAACCTCATGAAATCATTGCAGCACGTGGCGCACTTGAAAATCTAGTTCCGTCTGTAGATTACAGTAAAAACAAAGTTTTAAAGAAAGCTAAGGCACAACGTGGCTTGAAACAAGGCGCTGAAGTATTGGTTACAGCATATGGGCAACGTGGAAAACTTATACGTCTTGAAAAAGATGGACGTTGGCAAGTGCAAATGGGCTCAATAATGACTAAACTGCAAGAAGATGAATTTGAGCTAACCGAGGAAGAGATTGCTAAAAATCAACCTGCAAAAACGAAGGCTGTGACCCGTAAGGTCAGCAACAAAGTGAAAGCACAGCTTGATTTACGGGGCATGAGGTACGAGGAAGCAGAGTTAGAGCTCGATAATTATATTGATCAGGCCTTGCTTGCCAACTTATTACAAATCACCATTGTTCATGGTATCGGAACTGGTGTGATTCGTGAAATGGTACAGAAAAAGCTACAGAAACATCGGCATATTAAGAGTTATGAGTATGCTCCTGTGAACGCGGGTGGAAGTGGCGCAACAATTGCAACCTTGAAATGA
- a CDS encoding peptidoglycan bridge formation glycyltransferase FemA/FemB family protein: protein MEFLEISQEQFTAFAAEKTESFLQTPQMAEMLEKRGYKPIFLAVKVNDQIKMAALMTSVSVSGGAKLEINFGPIGNFDQMVFNCFIQELKKYAKNQQALEVKIRPAVNYMVYDSKGQELQEANEAFISEMKKLGLTYNGRHVGYEEQDAVAEWQYIKDLSEIDSEEELLKSYNSNAKRNVKKAIKNEVTVKRATYEELFEVERLIGNTGEKRHFATKDLAYYQELYKAFGNKIEFLITYKDETAIAAGVFIEVNQEFLYLYGGSDGAYGKLGGPFLMQHTAMLHAIERQMKTYNFYGISGNFDGSDGVLKFKQNFGGYITQKVGEFAYYPQPVKYKLIQGMKKILGRV from the coding sequence ATGGAATTCTTAGAAATCTCACAAGAACAATTTACAGCCTTTGCAGCTGAAAAAACAGAGTCATTTTTACAAACACCACAAATGGCAGAAATGTTGGAAAAACGTGGTTATAAACCGATTTTCCTCGCTGTAAAAGTCAATGACCAGATTAAAATGGCTGCGCTCATGACTTCTGTTTCTGTTTCAGGCGGCGCAAAGTTGGAAATTAACTTTGGTCCTATTGGTAACTTTGATCAGATGGTTTTTAACTGCTTTATTCAAGAGTTAAAAAAATATGCGAAAAATCAGCAAGCTCTAGAAGTGAAGATACGCCCAGCTGTTAATTACATGGTTTATGACAGCAAAGGTCAGGAACTTCAAGAAGCTAATGAAGCGTTCATTTCAGAAATGAAAAAGCTTGGTTTAACTTACAATGGCCGACATGTGGGTTATGAAGAGCAAGATGCCGTTGCCGAATGGCAATACATCAAAGACCTTTCAGAAATAGACAGTGAAGAAGAACTTCTCAAGAGTTACAACTCTAACGCAAAACGCAATGTCAAAAAAGCGATAAAAAATGAAGTTACAGTTAAGAGAGCAACTTATGAAGAACTCTTTGAAGTGGAGCGTTTGATTGGTAACACAGGTGAAAAACGTCATTTTGCAACCAAAGATTTAGCATATTATCAAGAGCTTTATAAGGCCTTTGGCAATAAAATTGAATTTTTGATCACTTATAAAGATGAGACAGCAATTGCAGCGGGTGTTTTTATTGAAGTCAACCAAGAATTTCTTTACCTGTATGGAGGCTCTGACGGCGCTTATGGCAAGTTAGGTGGACCTTTCCTTATGCAACATACGGCAATGCTTCATGCCATTGAGCGTCAGATGAAAACCTATAATTTTTATGGCATCTCAGGAAACTTTGATGGCAGTGATGGCGTTTTGAAATTTAAGCAAAATTTTGGGGGCTATATCACACAAAAAGTAGGGGAATTCGCCTACTATCCACAACCTGTAAAATATAAACTTATTCAAGGTATGAAAAAAATATTAGGGCGTGTTTAA
- the rsmH gene encoding 16S rRNA (cytosine(1402)-N(4))-methyltransferase RsmH, whose translation MEFKHDTVMLHETVDMLEVKPDGIYVDATLGGAGHSEYLLSKLTTGHLYAFDQDDTAHENAKVRLKAALAENKVTLIKSNFRYLRSSLADLGVTKIDGILYDLGVSSPQFDDSQRGFSYKKEARLDMRMDQSQALSAYEVVNDYPYEDLVRIFYRYGEEKFSKQIARKIEQARKLQPIEMTTELADIIKSALPQKELKKKGHPAKRIFQAIRIEVNDELGAAEESIEEAIDLLNVSGRISVITFHSLEDRLTKTIFKEYSTVDVPKGLPMIPKDMEAKLKLVNRKPVLASEEELAFNNRAHSAKLRVAEKQKD comes from the coding sequence ATGGAATTCAAGCATGACACTGTAATGCTACACGAAACTGTTGATATGCTTGAGGTGAAACCTGATGGCATCTATGTGGATGCAACTCTTGGTGGGGCAGGACACAGCGAATATCTTTTAAGTAAGTTGACAACTGGTCATCTTTACGCATTTGATCAAGATGATACTGCCCACGAAAATGCGAAGGTTCGCCTGAAAGCTGCTTTGGCAGAAAATAAGGTGACATTGATAAAGAGTAACTTCCGCTACTTACGTTCAAGTCTTGCCGACTTAGGGGTTACAAAAATTGATGGTATTCTTTATGATTTAGGCGTCTCAAGCCCTCAGTTTGATGACAGCCAACGTGGTTTCTCTTATAAGAAGGAAGCACGCTTAGACATGAGAATGGATCAATCTCAAGCACTTTCTGCATATGAAGTTGTAAATGATTATCCGTATGAGGATTTGGTCCGCATCTTTTACCGCTATGGTGAAGAGAAGTTTTCAAAACAAATTGCTCGAAAGATTGAACAAGCACGTAAGCTTCAACCTATTGAAATGACGACAGAGTTGGCAGATATCATCAAGTCAGCACTTCCTCAAAAAGAGCTTAAGAAAAAAGGACATCCCGCAAAGCGTATTTTTCAAGCGATCCGAATCGAAGTAAATGACGAACTAGGAGCAGCTGAAGAATCAATAGAAGAAGCAATTGATCTACTTAACGTTTCTGGACGAATAAGTGTGATTACTTTCCATTCTTTAGAAGATCGTTTAACAAAAACAATTTTTAAAGAATACAGCACTGTTGATGTGCCGAAAGGACTTCCTATGATTCCGAAAGATATGGAAGCAAAGCTCAAGTTAGTCAATCGTAAGCCCGTTCTTGCGAGTGAAGAAGAACTTGCTTTTAACAATAGAGCGCACAGCGCCAAGCTTCGTGTGGCTGAAAAACAAAAAGATTAA
- a CDS encoding peptidoglycan bridge formation glycyltransferase FemA/FemB family protein: protein MYTVKIGLDPHLHDKFVAASGMPNLLQTSKWATIKSSWNSEIIGFYQDDKLVASSLVLIRPLPLGFTMLYIPRGILMDYTDKALLKFVLLELKKFGKSQKALFIKFDPAYKFDDAYDLLTNLTSAGVEYTGRTTEMHDTIQPRYNAVIYKEDFSEENLDKKTRQFIRKARNSYPEVTFGGKELVPVFAELMKKTEARKNVSLRNADYYTKLLDTYGSDAFITLVKFNMAKVKKDMEANVEKIKDNQAKAKNEKRLKTLTEELAIAEKNVADITQFIAEKGEIIPVAGTLSIDAFGAAETLYAGTDTAFQKYYPSYLVWFETIQHAFENGANTLNMGGLENSLSEKDGLLKFKKHFNPRIEEYVGEFDLSVSKLLYKMANAMYMRRKTKH from the coding sequence ATGTACACAGTAAAAATTGGACTCGATCCTCATCTACATGACAAGTTTGTTGCTGCCTCTGGTATGCCAAACCTTTTACAAACCTCAAAATGGGCGACCATCAAAAGCAGTTGGAATTCGGAAATCATCGGATTTTATCAAGATGATAAGCTGGTTGCAAGTAGCTTGGTCTTGATTCGTCCCCTTCCACTGGGATTCACAATGCTTTATATTCCGCGCGGAATTTTGATGGATTATACAGATAAAGCTTTATTAAAGTTTGTTCTGTTAGAATTGAAAAAATTTGGTAAGAGTCAAAAAGCACTTTTTATCAAGTTTGATCCGGCTTACAAATTTGACGATGCCTATGATCTTCTGACAAATTTAACAAGTGCAGGTGTGGAGTATACTGGACGTACTACAGAAATGCATGATACGATCCAGCCTCGCTACAATGCTGTCATTTACAAAGAAGATTTTTCAGAAGAAAACCTAGATAAAAAAACACGTCAATTTATTCGTAAAGCACGCAATTCTTATCCAGAAGTTACTTTTGGTGGAAAGGAGTTAGTTCCTGTTTTTGCTGAATTGATGAAGAAGACAGAAGCACGTAAAAATGTAAGTCTTCGTAATGCTGATTATTATACAAAACTTTTGGACACTTATGGCTCAGATGCTTTTATTACTTTAGTAAAATTTAATATGGCTAAAGTCAAAAAAGATATGGAAGCGAATGTTGAAAAGATTAAGGATAATCAAGCAAAAGCTAAAAATGAAAAACGCTTAAAAACTTTGACGGAAGAACTTGCTATTGCTGAGAAAAATGTTGCAGACATTACACAGTTTATCGCAGAAAAAGGAGAGATTATTCCGGTAGCTGGAACTTTATCTATCGATGCTTTTGGTGCCGCTGAAACCCTTTATGCAGGTACAGACACAGCCTTCCAAAAATACTATCCTTCTTATTTAGTATGGTTTGAAACTATTCAACATGCATTTGAAAATGGAGCAAACACCTTAAATATGGGTGGCCTTGAAAATTCCCTTTCTGAAAAAGATGGATTATTGAAGTTTAAAAAACACTTCAATCCGCGTATTGAAGAATATGTGGGTGAGTTTGACCTCTCTGTAAGTAAACTTCTCTATAAAATGGCCAATGCCATGTATATGCGTCGAAAAACAAAACATTAA
- the trxA gene encoding thioredoxin, with translation MEYNITDATFKEEIKEGLVLVDFWATWCGPCRMQAPILEQLGEELDESELKICKLDVDENPETPQAFGVMSIPTLIFFKDGQMVKQVVGVQTKAQLKAIVAELS, from the coding sequence ATGGAATATAACATTACTGATGCTACATTTAAAGAAGAAATTAAAGAAGGACTTGTGCTTGTAGATTTTTGGGCAACTTGGTGTGGCCCTTGTCGTATGCAAGCTCCAATTCTTGAACAATTAGGAGAAGAACTTGACGAGTCTGAACTTAAAATTTGTAAGTTAGACGTTGATGAAAATCCTGAAACACCACAAGCTTTTGGTGTTATGAGCATTCCAACATTGATTTTCTTTAAAGATGGTCAAATGGTGAAACAAGTTGTCGGCGTTCAAACAAAAGCGCAATTGAAGGCAATTGTAGCGGAACTTTCATAA